The nucleotide sequence aaataaataacataaaatCGCGAGATACGTAAATGtatctaaaaatatatattttaaaatttaatctcaCTCATGGTCGACCATGAATTTCACAAATGAATATGGATATCAAAAAGCAGAGCCatggaaataaaataaatcaacgTCATCACATCTGCGTAAAAATTCTCAGAAAAGCCGTCGAATGAATCGTTGATTTGCGTCGCGAAACGAAATCAAGCCAATCTTTCGTACTCTGCGCGAATTTCCGTTAATCGGATGAAAACCGATCGAGTCACATATGCACGGACATCTGTTAGAAAACTTTCGTTTACCACGCGggaaaatgcattttaaattttaatcttaCTCGTGGTAGACCACGGATTCCCGAAGCTCGAGCGGCGTGCACCGCAACTTTCGAATTTCTATGCCCGAGAACCTtcgaatttttgaaatagcCCGCGTTACCGTGAAACGATATATAGTCTTACGGTCTAGAGCACAGGTGATGAACATTTTATTAATCTTTGAACTAGTTGGAATTTACGTCCTTCACTGAAAATTCGTTATACCTGCACGGTATGGGCGGCTGATAATGAGATTACGCATCAAACGTCATTTAGCATGTCGGAAAGTCGCTTGTCAGGGAATTCTAAATCCCACTTTTTCCGAATGATCGAATATTGTCGGATAAAGGCGAAAAAGTGCGTTACGGTCAGTTAAAGACGCTTTTCGCTCTTGAAAAACGCgacaaaaattcaattatacgAACCACATATATAAATGTCTCGCGTTTAAacaactaaaatatattaaatatggGCTATATGGTTCGCTATATCACCGATAACAAGCAGTAAAAACTCCACAAAAAGCCTCGGACGCGAGATACTCCACGATTACAGTAGGAGAATAAGGGAAAGACAGAAGACCTTGAGTACTCGCCATCGAGTGGGTGGATCTGTGGTGCCGCGCGGCCGAGTGTCTATAGGCGACGCAAATGCGTCGGCAGCAGGGCCAGCAGAAACAGCCGTCGTGGGGACTCTTGTGTCCCGTCGTCGTGTTGCAACTGCAGGTGCTGCCCGAGTGCGTCGAGGGACGAGCGCCGAACCGGCAGAAACGAGGCAGACGGGGCCACGTCCGGGCTCGCAGGGCACGAGAGACCTCCGCTCGTACCTCGCCGTTGAGGAAGCAGTAGAGGACGGCTACGAAGAATCCCTGAAGTGGAATGATGAAGGGTTTTCGTTATTAGTTTGCGAGttattttcttttgaaaaagcGTGCGTAGAGACAGACACGTCGGAACGTGCTCGGGCATTAATTCGTTGTAATGCTGCATTCTGTAGaattaattgaataaattgtGAACCTCGCGGAGTATTCAATATACTCAGCGAGAATTCACAGCACTCTCGCGAATACTCTCAACTAGGCGCCTCATTAGCAGTACAGACTCGCGCAAGTAGTAACGCCCGAGAGTAGTCAGCCGCGCGGAGAGCTAATATACCGACCTGAAAGGAGGCGAACAATTGATCGCAAAACAGCCAGACAATCTCGACGGTCTCGTTGACTCCCATGCTGTAGGACATGCCGAGGAAGATGGAGTAGTGAACGCCAAACAGCGGCACCAACACCAGTGTACTCCTGGCCCATCGCCTGAGGGCAGAAAAACTCGAAGTTAGAGGGGCGGAAGATATAGCCGTGTGCCGGTTTCTCCTTTCGTGCGAAGGCGAGGACAGCTGCTACAATCGATCCGGAACTTTCGGCTCTAATGACTACAGTTCGAGGTCTGCATTAGGACTGCCAGGGGTATAATTAAGGAGAGATTTGAGCCAGTGCTGCTCGAGCATTTGATTTGGGATCGTGTACATGCAGGGCGTTAATTTATGGTTCTTCGTGCTTAGCTCTCGTTAATATACAGATAGAGAGTTCGAGTTTCGATTGGAGAAGCGCGCAGATTGATGGttcgtttttttaattaaattcgtCATTACTTGTATCGCATGGTATCCTCCGACACCGTCGACTTGAGCTTGGACATCAGGACCCTCACTATGTTCACGAAGAGTATGAAGTTGATCTGCGAAAGAGAGACGTCACGGTTACGAAGAAATCCgttcttaattaaaaaaaaaaacgctcttCAACTTACGACGACGGAAAACGTAGTGGGCAATCgaatgatttgaaaaatccAGGCGTTCTCGTGCGTCGTCCAGCAGTAGAGGTCCTCGAATACCGCTCGCAAGATCACCCACGTCGTGACGAAGACGGCGGGCAGACCTAGAAAAAAGTTCGCATCgatgaaaattttctaataacTCTTCAAAGTATAAACCCCACTTGACAATCGCTCTCACCCCATCCGAGCACGACGTAGACAGCTATGCTGGCGTTGGAGTCGGCAAAGAGGGCGCAAAATATGAGGTTGTGGAGGTAGAGTCCTTCCATGAGGATCCAGGAGTAATTGGCCAGGATGCAGTACTGCCAGATGCTGGTGAAGGCCTTGCAGTGCCAGTTGCTCTCGTACTTGTCGGTGAGCCAGTAGCTCTCGCCGTTCTTGATCAGCACGTCCGTCGAGAGACCGACTCCGGCGACGAAGAGCAGGTTCTTCAGCAGGAACGTGAACGCCCGCACCATGAAGGAGGCGAACAGGTGCATGTGCAGGATGTTGCGCTGGCAGCGGagttttctgaaattttttttttttttttatgtgaatCACAGAAATCCGCGCTGGCTTGACGGAAACGAAAGGATAATACGAACGCGGGTCAACTTTATTTTGTTCCTTCTCGAAAAGCAATTCCTCGAATGCCTACAATGGATTCTTGCAAACGACAACACCTACGGTTTCGATTTCGTTCTTGGAAATCAAGTCGACtggttcgcgcgcgcgaaataaacCAAGTGTAAATTGACGATACTCACTTGATGCTGGCGAGGATGCAAAAGGCCACGACGAGGGCTGATAACGAC is from Nasonia vitripennis strain AsymCx chromosome 1, Nvit_psr_1.1, whole genome shotgun sequence and encodes:
- the LOC100122176 gene encoding parathyroid hormone/parathyroid hormone-related peptide receptor isoform X4, which gives rise to MEDGDYNSPSIQEKILQEQAQECKNGTSVKPGWCPTSWDGIICWPSTPPGEVAVLSCPHYIAGFDLQGNATKQCMGSGQWYWSAEQNNSWTNYTRCFRDELVTVIMELADVQSDNVTSIGKYLETIKCISKAGYAVSLSALVVAFCILASIKKLRCQRNILHMHLFASFMVRAFTFLLKNLLFVAGVGLSTDVLIKNGESYWLTDKYESNWHCKAFTSIWQYCILANYSWILMEGLYLHNLIFCALFADSNASIAVYVVLGWGLPAVFVTTWVILRAVFEDLYCWTTHENAWIFQIIRLPTTFSVVINFILFVNIVRVLMSKLKSTVSEDTMRYKRWARSTLVLVPLFGVHYSIFLGMSYSMGVNETVEIVWLFCDQLFASFQGFFVAVLYCFLNGEVRAEVSRALRARTWPRLPRFCRFGARPSTHSGSTCSCNTTTGHKSPHDGCFCWPCCRRICVAYRHSAARHHRSTHSMASTQDIGIGTRGGSLASSRGYLEVAGTGNSPASGGGGQGGVTGGVNPQHLLLQQSSPSAAIMAAMANHKNMDQSLLSFCSNMSEMDTATVGITSSLDKCDNHHSSIHGADQGWSDSECCHLAYELHHLHQQGDP
- the LOC100122176 gene encoding parathyroid hormone/parathyroid hormone-related peptide receptor isoform X3, which translates into the protein MEDGDYNSPSIQEKILQEQAQECKNGTSVKPGWCPTSWDGIICWPSTPPGEVAVLSCPHYIAGFDLQGNATKQCMGSGQWYWSAEQNNSWTNYTRCFRDELVTVIMELADVQSDNVTSIGKYLETIKCISKAGYAVSLSALVVAFCILASIKKLRCQRNILHMHLFASFMVRAFTFLLKNLLFVAGVGLSTDVLIKNGESYWLTDKYESNWHCKAFTSIWQYCILANYSWILMEGLYLHNLIFCALFADSNASIAVYVVLGWGLPAVFVTTWVILRAVFEDLYCWTTHENAWIFQIIRLPTTFSVVINFILFVNIVRVLMSKLKSTVSEDTMRYKRWARSTLVLVPLFGVHYSIFLGMSYSMGVNETVEIVWLFCDQLFASFQGFFVAVLYCFLNGEVRAEVSRALRARTWPRLPRFCRFGARPSTHSGSTCSCNTTTGHKSPHDGCFCWPCCRRICVAYRHSAARHHRSTHSMASTQAAMEFVSIKDIGIGTRGGSLASSRGYLEVAGTGNSPASGGGGQGGVTGGVNPQHLLLQQSSPSAAIMAAMANHKNMDQSLLSFCSNMSEMDTATVGITSSLDKCDNHHSSIHGADQGWSDSECCHLAYELHHLHQQGDP